Part of the Nostoc sp. ATCC 53789 genome, GTTGACGCTTAAAATCTATAACTTGTTTATTCATCTGCTGTAAGGCGTGGGCAAAGACTTTACCATGCCTAGTCTCATCTGATGCGTGTTTTGCTAGTTTTTCGGCTAGCCATGTATCGCCTTCGGCTGCGGCGCGATCGCTAAGTGCAGATAAAAATGGCACAGAACCAGATTCAGCAAAATAAAATCCCGCAAGGATGTTGGGACGGGTTTTTAAATCACGAATTTGAGCAGCAGAGTAATAGGCAAAAGCACCTGAACCAGCTAAATGCAGAATGTGAGTTAAGAAGTTCATCAGAAATTGCCACTGATAATTAGGAGGTTACAATTCTTATACTAATGTGCATTTTCTATTCGGGTGGGGCAGGGGGTTTTACCTGCTGGAATTTTCAATTGCCTGTGGCAGTATGTCAAGGGTTAACAAATATATCTCATCATTTTGCTAATATCATCCCACAGAGGTAATGCAGGTGAGTTGGGATGGAGAAATTAACTAAACCAGTGCGATTTTGGCTTTGTGCAACTATCATATTTTTGGGTTTGATAGGCTGCGATCGCTTTGTCAATACTTCTGGAGAACCAGTTGAGCGAGTGAGTGATGGCGATACTATAGTAGTTAAAGATAGCAGTGGTAAAAATTTTACCGTGCGCTTTGCTTGTGTAGATGCGCCCGAAATAGCCCATACCAACAAAGAAAAGCAGAGTAAACGCACTAGCGATCGCAATCAATTTATTTGGGGTGTGAAAGCCCAAGAACGTGTGCAACAACTGGTGCAACAAGGAGGCGATCGCGTGACTTTAAATATCACCGATAGCGATCGCTATGGACGCAAAATTGCCGAAGTCCGTTTACAAAATGGCACTTTTGTGCAGCAGATATTGTTAAAAGAAGGATTGGCAAAGGTATATCGTCCTTACTTAAACAAGTGTCCTAGTAAAGACTTAGTTCAACAAGCCGAAGCTGAAGCCAAGGAACAACGTGTTGGGGTTTGGAGTGACACTAAATTTGTTAATCCTTGGGAATATCGCAGCCTATCAAAAAAATAAAACAGGAGTCAGAATTCAGGAGTCAGAA contains:
- a CDS encoding thermonuclease family protein gives rise to the protein MEKLTKPVRFWLCATIIFLGLIGCDRFVNTSGEPVERVSDGDTIVVKDSSGKNFTVRFACVDAPEIAHTNKEKQSKRTSDRNQFIWGVKAQERVQQLVQQGGDRVTLNITDSDRYGRKIAEVRLQNGTFVQQILLKEGLAKVYRPYLNKCPSKDLVQQAEAEAKEQRVGVWSDTKFVNPWEYRSLSKK